A stretch of DNA from Promicromonospora sukumoe:
CCTCGCTGCCGCCGATGGCGGTGAGGATACCGAGCGTCACGAGCTGGCGCTGCTGCGGGGCCAGCTCGGGGCGGGCGTAGATGTCGCCGTAGCCCCACGCGACGATCTGGTGCCCGAGCTCTGGAGCGATGTCGGCCAGCGACTCGATGACCTGATGGCCGGCGTGGTCGTGGATGGCGTCGAGGGCTGCCTTGCCGGATGCGAACCGCTCCGCGCGCAACGTCTCGTTCTCGGACATCGTTTTGCTCCTTCGGGGCTGCCTGCAGGGGTGTCGTGGGCTCGTGCGGTGCCACAAGGGCGAGCGCCGGTGGGCGCG
This window harbors:
- a CDS encoding carboxymuconolactone decarboxylase family protein, which produces MSENETLRAERFASGKAALDAIHDHAGHQVIESLADIAPELGHQIVAWGYGDIYARPELAPQQRQLVTLGILTAIGGSEAQLEVHIGASLNVGLTPQQIIEVFLHSSVYCGFPRALNAVAAAKRVFAERGLMPLAGETPEA